The sequence TCGCCTCGGCCTAGCGTACTGCGGCTCAGAGGTTGATCGTCACATTGCCCTCTTCGCGCAGCCCGGTGAGAATCTCCTCGGCTGCAGCGTTCTGCTGCTGGGTGACGGCCTGCTGGGCGAGCTGGTCACGCATCTCCTCGAAGGGAGGGACCTCTCCACCCTCGCCACCCTGTCCGGACTGCTCCATCTGCTCGACATAGCCCTCGTACTGCTGGCGCAACTCATCCTCGGAGGGTTCGCTGATGTCCGCTTCGGACTCGATGTAGCCGAGGACCTGGAACTGGTCGGCGGCCTCGGCGCGGACGTCCTCCTCGGTCATGCCCTGCTCCTCGAGCGCGGCCACGACCTCGTCCGCCGAGCCCATCCCGCTCTGTGCGGCGATGTCCTCGAGCGTGCTGTTGATGTCCTCCTCGGTCGGTTCGATACCGGCCTCGTCGGCTGCCTGGGTGAGCAGCCGGTTGTCCACCATCGTCTGGGCGACCTGCTGCTTCAGCTCGTCCTGGTTGACCTCCTCACCGCTCTGCTGCTGCATCATGGCGGCCTGCTGCAGCTGGCTCTCGTAGTCCGCGGCGAACTCGTCCCGGGTGATCTCCTCGCCGTTCACCTCGGCGACGACGTCCGGTACGTTCTCCAGATCGGCCTCGGGTGCCTGCATGCCGCCCTCGGAGGGAGCAGCCGCTGGATCGCTCGCGGCCTCGCTCGGCTGTTCGGAACCGCCGTTACCGGAACCGTCATCTCCCGAACTACATCCGGCCAGCGCCAGCAGTGTGGCCACGCCGACCGCTGTCAGGGGGCGCGTGATCTTCATGGTGTCTCCTCGCTCTAGGTGCGCGAACCGATGAGCCTAAGTGGCTAACCTGGGGACGCCTCTCACCTGGTGTTCAGGTAACGCCCAGGTTCGCTCGCGGGATGGCAACGGCTCAGGTCAGTGATCCTCGAGCGCCGCCACCAGTTTGAGTGTCGCCGAGGTGGCCGAGGGGCTGGACGTCGGCCCGACGGCGGCCAGGCTGGCGACCAGGGCCCCGATCTCGGCGACGTCCAGGACCACCGTCGCTCGCCGGGCCGTGACCGGCAGTGCGATTCCGCCGGAACGTCCTGGCCGAGAGCGGAACGGCACGCCTGCGTCCCGGAGTCGCTCCAGGTCGCGCTCCACGGTCCGCACCGACACCTGCAGCCGGTCGGCGAGCTGACCCGCCGTTCTCCACCCGCCGCCGGCCAGGGTCTCGATCAGTGCCTGCTGGCGCTCCACCCGACGCAGCGCCAGGTGCCCGTCCCGGGACCGGGCGGCCAGGTCGTCACGTGTCTGCATACCGGTATCCAATCACCGACACCAGCCTGGCGGGATATCCGCCTAACCTGCGAACTATGGATCACACCGACCAGACCAACGAGTTCTTCGACCGCTACGCCCGCGCCCTGCTCGCCCGGGACGCCGAGCAGATCGCCGACCTGTACGCGGTCCCGGCACTGATCGTCTCACCCGGCCAGTCGATCGCGGTGACCGACCGGAGCCAGACCCGGGACTTCTTCGCCGCAGGGATGGCCGGCTACGACGACGTCACCGATGCCGCGGCCGACGTCGCGGTGCTCGCGCAGACCGGGCACAGCGTGTGGGCGGACGTGACCTGGCGCTACGACGGCGACCCACGCGAGCGGTACCTGTACCAGCTCGTGGCCGTCGACCACGGCTGGCAGATCGCCGTGCTCACCCCGCTCGAGGCCTGAGCACCCCGGCCACCGCCGTCGATCTGGGCGGCTCTGGCACCCTACGTCTCCGGCGTGCTGCTCTCCTTGGCCGCGGTCCGGCGGTAGAAGGCGGCGAGCATCGCCCCGGACAGGTTGTGCCAGATGGAGAACACCGCACCCGGAAGCGCGGCGGCGGGGGAGAAGTACTGCGCGGCGAGCCCGGCCGCGAGACCGGAGTTCTGCATGCCGACCTCGATGGAGATGGTCCGGGCGGAACGGATCGGTTGGCGCAGCAGCCGGCCGGTGCCGTAGCCGAGCAGGTAGCCCAGACCGTTGTGCAGCACCACCGCCAGCAGCACGAGCAGGCCGGCGGAGACGATCTGCTCGGCGCTGTTGGCCACCACCGCGGCCACTACCAGCGAGATCGCGACCACCGAGACCCACGGCAGCACTGGCAGGATCCGGTCCACCAGGCGGGAGAGCAGCAGCCTGACCACCAGGCCGCCGATCACCGGCAGCAGCACGATCTTCACGATCGTCAATGCCATGTCCGCGGCGCTGACCGCCATGTACTGCCCCGCCAGCAACAGCGTGAGCAACGGAGTGAGTAGCGGTGCGAGCAGGGTGGAGATCGAGGTCATCGTCACCGACAGCGCGGTATCGGCCTTGGAGAGGTAGGTGATCACGTTCGAGCTGGTGCCACCGGGGGCGCAGCCCACCAGAATCACCCCGGCCGCGAGCTCGGCGGGCAGCTGCAGCGCGAACGCGATGCCGAAGCCGACCAGCGGCATGATCGCGAACTGGGCCACCACGCCGATCAGCACCGGCAGCGGCCGGCGGGCCACCAGCGCGAAGTCCGGGATGGTCAGCGTCAGCCCCATCCCGAACATGATGATCCCGAGTAGCACGTTCACCCACGGCAGCAGCACCAGGGACGGGCCCGGAGCGAGGAAGCCGATTGCGGCTGCGGCCAGCACCAGCAGCGGGAACACGGTCACCGCCACCCGGGCGGAGCGGTCCTCCCGCCCCGCGGACTCGGCGGGATCTGACGACGACGTGGAGCGTGCCATAGAGGTCAACGTACTGCCTGGCGCCCGCCGCAGACACTGAACAGGCGGGAGGTCTGGCGACGGACCGCTCACCGGCCGCCGTACCGGCCCGACCAGTCTGGCGGGACGGAGGAAATTCGAGTGCGTCCACAGGGTGCAGGGGCCATAGTCTGAACCGTCGCTACGAGCACCGAGGAGACCTCATCGTTCCGTTCACGTTCACCACGCCGATCGAGACCGAGCGGCTGCGGCTGCGGCTGTTCACCCCGGAGGACGCGCCCGCCGTGCACGCCTACCTGTCCCGCGAGGATGTCTGTCAGTACCTGCTGCACTCCCCTCGCACGCTCGAGCAGGTGCAGACCAAGCTCGCCGACTACGCCCAGCGCACGCAGCTGGTGAAGGATCAGGACTTCCTGCAGCTCGCCGTCGAGCACCAGGAGAGCCAGTCGGTGATCGGCGAGATGGTGGTGGCGTTGCGCAGCACGGCGAACCAGACCGCCGAGCTCGGCTGGGTCTACCACCCGGACCAGCACGGAAACGGGTATGCGAGCGAGGCGGCCCGCGCGCTGCTGGCCCTGGGCTTCGAGACGATCGGTCTGCACCGGATCATCGCCGAGCTGGCACCGGAGAACACCAGCTCGGTGCGGCTGTGCACTCGGCTCGGGATGCGCAAGGAGGCGCACTTCGTACGGGACCTCCTGGTGGACGGCGAATGGGAGGACACCGGGGTGTTCGCCCTGCTGCGCGAGGAGTGGAATGCGGCCCGGCCCGGCCCGTCGATGTGACAAGGTGTCGGTGTGAACCTGCCGCACGATGACATCGACCCCGACGGCCTGCTCGAGTACTCAGTGGTCTTCACCGACCTGTCCCTGAACCACATGTCAAAGCGGTTCGTCGGGGTGATGCAGGAGACCATCGACATCCTGCTCGGCACCTACCAGGCGCACAGCGTGGCGGTAGTGCCGGGCGGCGGCAGCTATGCGATGGAGGCCGTCGCCCGCCAGCTCGCCACCGGTCGGCGTGCCCTGGTGCTGCGCAACGGGCTGTTCTCCTACCGCTGGTCGCAGATCCTGGAGATGGGCTCGATCTCCTCCGAGACCACGGTGCTGTCCGCCCGGCCAGTCGAGGACCGGCACCAGGCGCCCTGGCAGCCGGCACCGGTGGCGGAGGTGGTGGCAACGATCCGGGCCGAGCGCCCGGAGGTGGTGTTCGCCCCACACGTGGAGACCGCTGCCGGCGTAGTCCTGCCGGAGGACTACCTGCGCGCAGTGGCTGAGGCCACGCACGACGGCGGAGGGCTGTTCGTGCTGGACTGCGTCGCCTCGGGTGCGCTGTGGGTGGATATGCGCGATCTGGGTGTGGATGTGCTGATCACCGCGCCGCAGAAGGGCTGGAGTGGCTCGCCCGGCGCAGGGTTCGTGATGTTCAGCGAGGCCGGCCATGCCGCCGTGGGTGAGACCACCTCCACCAGCTTCGCCGCCGACCTGAAGAAGTGGCTCTGGATCGCCGAGGAGTACCGCGCCGGCCGCGCCCCGTACCACGCGACCATGCCCACGGACACCCTGACCCACAATGTGGCGCTGATGCGCCAGACCACCGAGCGCGGACTGGAGGCGCTGCGCGCCGCGCAGACCGAGCTCGGGACGCGGGTGCGCGAGCTGCTCGCTGCCCGCGGGCTACCGTCAGTGGCGGCGGACGGGTTCGCCGCGCCCACGGTGGTGGTGGTGCATACCGACGACCCGGGTCTGCGCAGCGGCGCCACGTTCAAGGAAGCAGGGCTGCAGGTCGCGGCCGGAGTTCCGTTGCAGTGTGGGGAGGGGGAGGACTTCTCCACCTTCCGGATCGGCCTGTTCGGACTGGACAAGCTCGGCGACGTCGACGGGACCGTGGCGCGGCTGGAAGCGGCGTTGGACCAGATCGGGGTCTGAGTCGGACTCGCATCCAGGTCGTGACGTCAGCCCCCTGTTGCGGCATCCACCTGGAGGCTTACCTGCTGATGCGGAGGCGGACCACGTCCGTGCGATTCAGGGTCACGCCGTAGGCCAGCACCTCGCCGCGGCCGCTCGTCGTGATCTGCGTTGCCCGGAGTACAGGGGCGCCCACCTCGATCCCGAGCGCCTCGGCATACTGTTCGTCCACCGAGACTGCTTCGAAGTCCGTCTGGGTATGCGCCACGATCCCCGGGATGTGTGCGTTCAGGGTGGCGTACAGATCGGATTCGATGCTGAGCATGGGGGAGGGGTCCAGATGAACGTCCCTGACCGTCGGTGGCATGTACTCAGCCATGATGGCGCTCGGCGTGCTGTCCACCGCGAAGGAGCGCTCCACCTGCCAGCCTCGCGTTCCCTTCGGTAGCCCTAGTGCCGCGGAGGCAGGCTCTGGCAGGTCACGCTCGACGCAGGTGGCCGAGGCGAGGGTGACCGCGTGCCCGCTCGCCTCGACCCGGTCTCGATAGGAGCGAATCGTGGCCATGCTTAGCCGTGCAGAATCCTGTGGTGGAGCGACGAATGTGCCGCTGCCCCAACGCCGTTCTACCAAGCCCTCCGCGGCCAGTGTTCCGAGCGCTTCGCGGATCGTGCTTCGGCTGACCTTGAGCTCAGCGGCTAGTTGTTGCTCGTTGGGGAGCTTGGCGTCCGCAGGGTACGCACGTTCGATCTGTGTGCGTAGCCGAGCGATGGTTGCGGCCACAGCGGTACGCGGTCTACTCATTCTTGGTCGTCCTGTCGAGTGGTAGTGGGCTGGCGTAGACCTACCACACCTGCGCCAGAACCCGCAGTGAGTTTCCGCCGAGGACCTTGCGGATGTCCTCATCGGAGTACCCGTTCTTCACCAGCCAACCAGCAATGTTCGGGAAGTTCTCCGCCGGGTTCTCCAGGCCGGAGACGTACTCGACCTTCTCGTACTCGACGATCTCGTCGGCCTGCTGGGCGTAGTTGCTGGCGTAGGCCCGGTGAACGGCGACGTGGTCGCCGAACATGGTGTCCGGACCGAAGGTGACATGGTCGATGCCGACCAGATCCACGCAATAGGTGAAGTGGTCCATCACCGACTCGAGGGAGTGCCGGGGGTGAGCGTCGGAGAGCGTGGTGTGCGGTGCGGCTTCCAGACCGATCACTCCACCTGCTTCGGCGCAGGCGACGATCACCTCATCGGGCTTCATCCGAGGGATCGGCCAGACCGAGCGGGCACCGGCGTGTGTGATCATCACCGGCACCTGCGAGTGTTCGATCACGTCCAGGCAGGTCTGGTCCCCGGAGTGCGAGATGTCGATCAGCATGCCGAGTTTGTTCATCCGGTCCACTGCACGTCGACCGAAGTTGGTCAGGCCGCCATCGTTGCGTTCGGAGAGCCCGGAACCGAGCATGTTCGCCTGGGAGTAGGCGATGCCCATCTGCCGTACGCCGAAACCGTAGAGCATATCGATCCGGTCGAGTTCGTTCTCGATCATCGAGGCACACTCGAGACCGGCGATGAGGGCGATCTTGCCGTCCCGCTTTGCGGTGAGGATGTCATCGACCGTGAGCGCATGCCTGACCAGACTCTGCTTCGCGAGGTCCGCGAGGCGGAAGCCCAGGGCATAGATCATGTCGTCCCACTTCCAGCCGTGCTGGCTGGTGATGCAGGAGGCCCCGGCCATGAAGTTGTCGATCACCGCTGTCAGGCCGGAGTGGGCGAGGCCTTCATAGCCGGTGCGTTGCCGTCCGGTCTGGTTGTACTGGCGGATCTGCCCGCCGTCCTCTGGCAGCACGATCGCATGCTCATGCAGGGAGAAGACGATCTCCTCGTCCAGGATGCGGTCGACGCGTGCTTGCTGCTGATCGTCCAACTGGAGGTCATGGGCGGGCACTCGGTCGAGCTGCTTGGCCAGCTCGAACGGCTGATAGTCCTTGTCGGCCTCCAGGTAGCTGTAGGCCCGGTAGCCGTCGTACTCGTGGGTGCGGCGAAGCATTCGTGTCCTTTCAGGACGTCGTGAGGGTGAGCGGAAAGTGACAGGCGACTGTGCGGTTCGCAGCGTCGTCGTCGAGGTGGCGTAGGGCAGGCTCTGCGGAGGCGCACAGGTCCTCGGCCCGCCAGCAGCGGGTACGGAACCGGCACCCGCTGGGTGGATTCACCGGGCTCGGCGGGTCGCCGGGCAGCAGCCGCCTCTCCTGCCGCTGAGTCGGGTCAGGGATCGGCGCCGCCGAGACCAGAGCATCGGTGTACGGGTGCTGGGGCTGGTCGTAGACGCTGGTCGCGTCACCTAACTCGGCCATCCGGCCCAGATACATCACCCCGATCCGGTCGGAGATGTGCCGGACCACCGAGAGATCATGAGCGATGAATACGTAGGCCAGCCCGAGTTCTCGTTGCAGTCGCCGGAACAGATTCACCACCTGCGCCTGGATGGAGACATCTAGTGCGCTGACTGGCTCGTCGCAGACGATCACCTCCGGATCAAGGGCGAGCGCACGGGCGATGCCGATCCGCTGGCGCTGCCCGCCGGAGAACTGGAACGGATAGCGGTCCAGGTGCTCCGGGTTCAGGCCGACGAGCTCGCAGAGCTCCTGAATCCGGGATTCCCGTTGCCGCCGGGGCAGCAGGTCGGAATGGATCTCGAACGGCTGCAGCAATGTCTCGCGGATGGTGCGCCGAGGGTTGAGCGACGAGTAGGGATCCTGCAGCACGATCTGGATCTTGCGGTGCAGATCAGCCCCGCGATGGGCGTGCACGTCCCGCCCGCGATAGCGAACCGTGCCGGAGGTCGGTCGCTCTAGTCCGACGATGGTCCGTGCGAGCGTGGACTTGCCGCAGCCGGACTCGCCGACGATGCCCAAGGTTTCGCCACGGCGCAGGTCGAAGCTCACCCCATCCAACGCCCGCACCATCGGCCGGTTCGGTCTCGGGAGACCACCGCGCATCGGGAAATGCCGGGTCAGTTCGTCCACCGAGAGGACGATCTCAGGCGACTCCATGGAACACCTCCTCACGGCGATGGCACGCACTCAGCCGGGGTCCGTCGTCGACGGTGAGCATCTCCGGGCGGTTGGTCGCACACTTGTCGATAGCGGCATCGCAGCGCGGCTGGAAGGCGCAGCCTGACGCCAGCCGCAGCAGATTGGGCGGTGCGCCCGGGATAGCCCACAGGTCGTCCGACCGGCTCTCCGGCCGTGGCATGGATTGCAGCAGGCCCCGGGTGTACGGATGCGCCGGGGCGGCGAAGACTTCCGGAACTGTGGCAGCCTCGACCCGGCGTCCGGCGTACATGGCACAGATCTCGTCGGCCACCTCGGCGACGACGCCAAGATCATGGGTAATCAGGATCAGGCCCATGCCGCTGTCCTGTTGTAGTTGCAGCAGGAGCTCCATGATCTGCGCCTGGACGGTCACGTCCAGAGCAGTGGTCGGCTCGTCCGCGATCAGTACCTGCGGGTCCAGGGCGATCGCCATCGCAATCATGATCCGCTGCCGCATACCGCCGGAGAACTGGTGGGGATAGTCCTTCGCCCGCTCCCGTGGTGCTGGGATGCGCACCCGGTCCATCAGCTCGATCGCCTGCTCCCAGGCAGCCTTACGCCGCATGCCGCGGCGTACCCGCAGCAGCTCAGCCAACTGCGAGCCGACCGTGTACACCGGGTTCAAAGCTGACAATGCATCCTGGAAGACCATGGCCAGGCTCTCGCCGTTGACCTTCCGGCGATGCTCAGCGTCCACGGTGAGCAGGTCTGTCCCGTCGAAGACGACCGTGCCACCGGTGATCTGGGCTGGGGGAGTGTCCAGCAGTCCCATGATGGCCTGTGCGGTGACCGACTTCCCCGAACCGGACTCACCGAGCACCGCCAGCGTCCGTCCGGCGTGCACGTCCAGCTCGATGCCCTGTACCGCGGGCACCACGCCGTCTCGGGTGTGGAACTCCACCGACAGGTCTCGCACTGATAGCAATGGCTGCGCGGTCATGAGGGTCCGATCCCAGCCCGGCGCAGGAAGTCCCGGACGGTTGACTGGAACAGTTCCGGCTCCTCCAGTTGCGGGGAGTGTCCGGACTGCTCGAAAACCACCAGCTCAGCACCATCGACGCCGTCGGCGATGACCTGCGATGCGGCGACCGGGGTGCGCCAGTCGTGCCGTCCGACGGTCACCAGCGTCGGCACGCTGATCTCCCGCAGCCGTGGCACGAGGTTGTAGGTGGGCATGTTCTGGCCGAAAGCGGCGTTGTGGGTGGCGTAGTGATAGCTGGTGCTACCTGCCTTGCGCTCAGTGGCGGCCGGGTCATAGCTGTAGTCGTACAGCGGCAGGATTCCGCGCCAGTAGCGTTCGAACTCCTCGTTGCTGGTGAAGTTGCCGGTGCCGATGCGCTCGATCACCCACTCCTCGATCTGCACCCGGTCGGTGGCGCGAGCGCGTTCGACCGCGAGGTAGTCGAAATCGGTGTTGGCGGCAGTGTCGCGGAGCACGAGGGCTGCCACCTGGTCCTGGTGCGCCAGGGTGTACTCCATGGCGAGGAACCCACCGTAGGAGCCACCAGCGATAACGATCTGGCCCAGGTCGAACCGCTCGCGCAAGGCCTCGATGTCGGCCACCCACTGCTCGTGGGTGAACGGAGCTGTCTCGCTGGAGGCGCCGGAGCCACGGGCGTCGAAGGTGACGATCCGGAAGGAGTCGGCGAACGGGCCGAACGAGCGCACCGGCTCGGCTCGGGAACCCAGGCCCGGTGCGCCATGGTGCACGACCATCGCGGGGGCATCGTCTGGCCCGAGGACTTCGACGACCAGCCGGGCGCCGTTGATCTGTTCGGTGTAGGTGCGGCTCGGCATCAGGCAATCACATTCTCTTCTAGGGAGCGCGGGTAGGCGGTCAACCGACGTGGGGCGCCTTCGGTGACCAGGACAGAGTCCGAGATCCGGTAGCCGCCGTGACCGGGTACGTAGACACCGGGCTCGCAAGACAGGAACATCCCAGGTGCGAGCACAGTGTCGTCGCCATCGTCCAGCCACGGGCCCTCATGGTTCTGTAAGCCGATCCCGTGCCCCTGCCGGTGCCGGATGTGCTCGCCCAGTCCACCGTCGCGGATCACGTCTAGGCAGATCTGGTTCGCCTCGGCGCAGGTGCGCCCGGCCCGCATCGCGTCGGTACCGACGCGCTGGGCCGTGGCGGTCACCTCGAAGTAGCGGCGCTGCTGATCGGACGGCTCGCCGAGGATGAACGTGCGTTCGGACTCCACGAACCGACTCGCCGCGGCGGCACCGAGGGACAGGATGAGGGTGTCGCCGGCCTGCAGGCGGCGAGAGCTCGGTAGACCATGCGGTCGGGCAGCGTTCGGGCCCGCGTACACCAGGCCACCGGCCAGTTTGGTGGTGAAGATGACGTGGTCGAACCGGCGATACATCTCCTCGGTGCCGAAAGTGATGACATGTCTGGCGATCTCCCCCTCAGTGGGCAGAGTCTGCTCGCGGCGCCACGCGTCCTCGATCAGCGCCCGCCCCGCGCGGAGCATGTCATCACAGACCTCGGCGGCCTGCTCGTGGAAGTAGATCTCCTCAGGATGTTTGATGGCGCGCATCGCAGCGATCCCGGTGAACGGCTCGAAGGTCGAACCGTGGAGCAGCTGTTGCCAACTGTCCAGGGTCGCCACCGAGACCCCAGTGGTGTAACCGATTCTGGCTCCGGCCAGCCCTCGGACGGTGAGCGCTTCGGCAAGATGCTGCTCGGCACTGACCACTCCGGGGAACTCCGGATAGGCCACCAGGTCGATATCGACTTGCTGGGCCGCGGCGTACTCCACATCCAGGTGCGGCACCACGCAGAAGTCTCCACCAGGCGTCGTCCCGAACCACAGGTAGACCGGACGTTCGGTCACGGCGTAGAAGAAGCCCATCAGATAGGCGACGTCAGCGGGGTGGGTGACCAGAACGCCGTCGATCTCGGCAGCATCCAGACGCTGACGCAGATCAGCGCGGACTCGCTGGTAGAACTCGGTCGGAAGGCGCACGGTCAGACTCCCTTGGTGCGCGGGTCGCGCGAGTCGTTATAGCGGATGCCGGCGATCGTGGCGGAGAGCACCAGCAGCAGGATGGCCAGCGACGGGAACAGCGTTTGCCACCAGGCGGTGGCGATCACTCCGGAGCGCTGGGCGTTCAGCAGCACCCGACCCCACGACCAGGTGCTGGGATCACCGAGGCCGAGGAAGCTCAACCCGGCCTCAGAGATCACTGCACGGGCCGCGGTGAGGAGGACGCTGACCACGATCAGCGGTGTGACCGCGGGCAACAGTTCGTGCGCCATGATCCGGATCGGACCTGCACCGAGGACTCGCGCGCCGTCGATGTACGGCATCCCCGCCACCACCAGAGCATTCGACCGGATCAGACGCGCGACCTCCGCCCAGGAAAGCACCCCGATCACGACGATCAAGGTGCTGACGCTCGGCCCGGCCAGTGCCGTCACCAGGATCATCAACGGCAACATCGGCAGGGAGAGCATCACGTCCGTGGCGGTGGTGACCAGGGGGTCGAGGAACTTGACGTAGGCGCCGAGCAGACCCATTGCCGTCCCGATCACGATCGCGATCAGGGATGCAGCGATACCGACGGTGATCGAGATCCTCGCGCCCCAGACCACCTGGGCGAACACGTCCTGGCCGAGGTCGTCGGTGCCGAACCAG is a genomic window of Ruania zhangjianzhongii containing:
- a CDS encoding SurA N-terminal domain-containing protein, coding for MKITRPLTAVGVATLLALAGCSSGDDGSGNGGSEQPSEAASDPAAAPSEGGMQAPEADLENVPDVVAEVNGEEITRDEFAADYESQLQQAAMMQQQSGEEVNQDELKQQVAQTMVDNRLLTQAADEAGIEPTEEDINSTLEDIAAQSGMGSADEVVAALEEQGMTEEDVRAEAADQFQVLGYIESEADISEPSEDELRQQYEGYVEQMEQSGQGGEGGEVPPFEEMRDQLAQQAVTQQQNAAAEEILTGLREEGNVTINL
- a CDS encoding helix-turn-helix transcriptional regulator, producing MQTRDDLAARSRDGHLALRRVERQQALIETLAGGGWRTAGQLADRLQVSVRTVERDLERLRDAGVPFRSRPGRSGGIALPVTARRATVVLDVAEIGALVASLAAVGPTSSPSATSATLKLVAALEDH
- a CDS encoding nuclear transport factor 2 family protein, whose amino-acid sequence is MDHTDQTNEFFDRYARALLARDAEQIADLYAVPALIVSPGQSIAVTDRSQTRDFFAAGMAGYDDVTDAAADVAVLAQTGHSVWADVTWRYDGDPRERYLYQLVAVDHGWQIAVLTPLEA
- a CDS encoding bile acid:sodium symporter family protein: MARSTSSSDPAESAGREDRSARVAVTVFPLLVLAAAAIGFLAPGPSLVLLPWVNVLLGIIMFGMGLTLTIPDFALVARRPLPVLIGVVAQFAIMPLVGFGIAFALQLPAELAAGVILVGCAPGGTSSNVITYLSKADTALSVTMTSISTLLAPLLTPLLTLLLAGQYMAVSAADMALTIVKIVLLPVIGGLVVRLLLSRLVDRILPVLPWVSVVAISLVVAAVVANSAEQIVSAGLLVLLAVVLHNGLGYLLGYGTGRLLRQPIRSARTISIEVGMQNSGLAAGLAAQYFSPAAALPGAVFSIWHNLSGAMLAAFYRRTAAKESSTPET
- a CDS encoding GNAT family N-acetyltransferase; translated protein: MRLFTPEDAPAVHAYLSREDVCQYLLHSPRTLEQVQTKLADYAQRTQLVKDQDFLQLAVEHQESQSVIGEMVVALRSTANQTAELGWVYHPDQHGNGYASEAARALLALGFETIGLHRIIAELAPENTSSVRLCTRLGMRKEAHFVRDLLVDGEWEDTGVFALLREEWNAARPGPSM
- a CDS encoding aminotransferase class V-fold PLP-dependent enzyme, with the protein product MNLPHDDIDPDGLLEYSVVFTDLSLNHMSKRFVGVMQETIDILLGTYQAHSVAVVPGGGSYAMEAVARQLATGRRALVLRNGLFSYRWSQILEMGSISSETTVLSARPVEDRHQAPWQPAPVAEVVATIRAERPEVVFAPHVETAAGVVLPEDYLRAVAEATHDGGGLFVLDCVASGALWVDMRDLGVDVLITAPQKGWSGSPGAGFVMFSEAGHAAVGETTSTSFAADLKKWLWIAEEYRAGRAPYHATMPTDTLTHNVALMRQTTERGLEALRAAQTELGTRVRELLAARGLPSVAADGFAAPTVVVVHTDDPGLRSGATFKEAGLQVAAGVPLQCGEGEDFSTFRIGLFGLDKLGDVDGTVARLEAALDQIGV
- a CDS encoding GntR family transcriptional regulator, whose translation is MSRPRTAVAATIARLRTQIERAYPADAKLPNEQQLAAELKVSRSTIREALGTLAAEGLVERRWGSGTFVAPPQDSARLSMATIRSYRDRVEASGHAVTLASATCVERDLPEPASAALGLPKGTRGWQVERSFAVDSTPSAIMAEYMPPTVRDVHLDPSPMLSIESDLYATLNAHIPGIVAHTQTDFEAVSVDEQYAEALGIEVGAPVLRATQITTSGRGEVLAYGVTLNRTDVVRLRISR
- a CDS encoding dipeptidase — translated: MLRRTHEYDGYRAYSYLEADKDYQPFELAKQLDRVPAHDLQLDDQQQARVDRILDEEIVFSLHEHAIVLPEDGGQIRQYNQTGRQRTGYEGLAHSGLTAVIDNFMAGASCITSQHGWKWDDMIYALGFRLADLAKQSLVRHALTVDDILTAKRDGKIALIAGLECASMIENELDRIDMLYGFGVRQMGIAYSQANMLGSGLSERNDGGLTNFGRRAVDRMNKLGMLIDISHSGDQTCLDVIEHSQVPVMITHAGARSVWPIPRMKPDEVIVACAEAGGVIGLEAAPHTTLSDAHPRHSLESVMDHFTYCVDLVGIDHVTFGPDTMFGDHVAVHRAYASNYAQQADEIVEYEKVEYVSGLENPAENFPNIAGWLVKNGYSDEDIRKVLGGNSLRVLAQVW
- a CDS encoding ABC transporter ATP-binding protein → MESPEIVLSVDELTRHFPMRGGLPRPNRPMVRALDGVSFDLRRGETLGIVGESGCGKSTLARTIVGLERPTSGTVRYRGRDVHAHRGADLHRKIQIVLQDPYSSLNPRRTIRETLLQPFEIHSDLLPRRQRESRIQELCELVGLNPEHLDRYPFQFSGGQRQRIGIARALALDPEVIVCDEPVSALDVSIQAQVVNLFRRLQRELGLAYVFIAHDLSVVRHISDRIGVMYLGRMAELGDATSVYDQPQHPYTDALVSAAPIPDPTQRQERRLLPGDPPSPVNPPSGCRFRTRCWRAEDLCASAEPALRHLDDDAANRTVACHFPLTLTTS
- a CDS encoding ABC transporter ATP-binding protein — protein: MRDLSVEFHTRDGVVPAVQGIELDVHAGRTLAVLGESGSGKSVTAQAIMGLLDTPPAQITGGTVVFDGTDLLTVDAEHRRKVNGESLAMVFQDALSALNPVYTVGSQLAELLRVRRGMRRKAAWEQAIELMDRVRIPAPRERAKDYPHQFSGGMRQRIMIAMAIALDPQVLIADEPTTALDVTVQAQIMELLLQLQQDSGMGLILITHDLGVVAEVADEICAMYAGRRVEAATVPEVFAAPAHPYTRGLLQSMPRPESRSDDLWAIPGAPPNLLRLASGCAFQPRCDAAIDKCATNRPEMLTVDDGPRLSACHRREEVFHGVA
- a CDS encoding alpha/beta fold hydrolase, which gives rise to MPSRTYTEQINGARLVVEVLGPDDAPAMVVHHGAPGLGSRAEPVRSFGPFADSFRIVTFDARGSGASSETAPFTHEQWVADIEALRERFDLGQIVIAGGSYGGFLAMEYTLAHQDQVAALVLRDTAANTDFDYLAVERARATDRVQIEEWVIERIGTGNFTSNEEFERYWRGILPLYDYSYDPAATERKAGSTSYHYATHNAAFGQNMPTYNLVPRLREISVPTLVTVGRHDWRTPVAASQVIADGVDGAELVVFEQSGHSPQLEEPELFQSTVRDFLRRAGIGPS
- a CDS encoding M24 family metallopeptidase is translated as MRLPTEFYQRVRADLRQRLDAAEIDGVLVTHPADVAYLMGFFYAVTERPVYLWFGTTPGGDFCVVPHLDVEYAAAQQVDIDLVAYPEFPGVVSAEQHLAEALTVRGLAGARIGYTTGVSVATLDSWQQLLHGSTFEPFTGIAAMRAIKHPEEIYFHEQAAEVCDDMLRAGRALIEDAWRREQTLPTEGEIARHVITFGTEEMYRRFDHVIFTTKLAGGLVYAGPNAARPHGLPSSRRLQAGDTLILSLGAAAASRFVESERTFILGEPSDQQRRYFEVTATAQRVGTDAMRAGRTCAEANQICLDVIRDGGLGEHIRHRQGHGIGLQNHEGPWLDDGDDTVLAPGMFLSCEPGVYVPGHGGYRISDSVLVTEGAPRRLTAYPRSLEENVIA
- a CDS encoding ABC transporter permease, whose amino-acid sequence is MSATIDTLTTETPEPRRGRRNRHGFWSRPGGWLPAAVLGTLVLTAIFGPLLVPNPSGLGTDILQPPSGAHWFGTDDLGQDVFAQVVWGARISITVGIAASLIAIVIGTAMGLLGAYVKFLDPLVTTATDVMLSLPMLPLMILVTALAGPSVSTLIVVIGVLSWAEVARLIRSNALVVAGMPYIDGARVLGAGPIRIMAHELLPAVTPLIVVSVLLTAARAVISEAGLSFLGLGDPSTWSWGRVLLNAQRSGVIATAWWQTLFPSLAILLLVLSATIAGIRYNDSRDPRTKGV